Proteins encoded within one genomic window of Candidatus Thiodiazotropha endoloripes:
- a CDS encoding FGGY-family carbohydrate kinase, which yields MGFCIGIDLGTSGCRVITIDEQADVVSTKSRSLPASVSPAQGEQQQDPQDWWQTVSELLQETVAEIGNKPVDAIAVDGTSSTLLLTDQQGTPITPALMYNDSRSRDSLEILNSVAPVGSPVLSASSSLAKLLHLSRKQTTESYYALHQADWIVGRLTGNYRISDENNALKLGYDPITRQWPEWINRLDFNTNSLPQVHPCGRAIGKLSREAAQASGLSSGTIVVTGTTDSNAACLASGANEIGDAVTSLGSTLVLKILSDKPVYDSRYGIYSHRLGDRWLVGGASNSGGSVLRHYFKPNQLPGLTAAMKIDQPTGLDYYPLVSAGERFPINDPDLAPRLSPRPESDSIFFQAILEGIAKIEQQGYQRLQELGAPSPKRVFSIGGGAVNEPWRRMREQYLEATVIRAAQQEAAYGAALFALNRVKADR from the coding sequence TTGGGATTCTGCATAGGTATCGATCTCGGCACATCGGGCTGCCGGGTGATCACGATCGATGAGCAGGCCGATGTGGTATCCACCAAATCCCGGTCACTGCCCGCGTCGGTCTCTCCGGCACAAGGTGAGCAACAACAGGACCCACAGGATTGGTGGCAGACGGTCAGCGAACTGTTGCAGGAGACCGTTGCAGAGATAGGCAACAAGCCGGTGGATGCGATAGCCGTGGATGGCACCTCCTCAACCCTGCTGCTGACCGATCAGCAGGGCACACCGATCACCCCAGCGTTGATGTATAACGACAGTCGCAGTCGTGACAGTCTGGAAATATTGAACTCTGTAGCGCCAGTGGGAAGCCCGGTATTGAGCGCCAGCTCCAGTCTGGCAAAGCTGCTGCATCTCAGTCGTAAGCAGACAACTGAAAGCTACTACGCCCTGCACCAGGCAGACTGGATTGTGGGACGCCTGACTGGAAACTATCGGATCAGTGATGAGAACAACGCCCTGAAGCTGGGATACGACCCGATCACCCGGCAATGGCCCGAATGGATCAATCGTCTTGATTTCAATACCAACTCTCTGCCACAGGTTCATCCCTGTGGTAGAGCGATTGGGAAATTAAGCAGGGAAGCAGCCCAAGCAAGCGGATTGAGTAGCGGAACGATCGTTGTTACCGGCACAACCGATAGCAACGCGGCCTGCCTGGCATCCGGAGCCAACGAGATCGGTGATGCGGTCACATCTCTCGGCAGCACCCTGGTGTTGAAGATTCTCTCGGATAAACCGGTATACGACTCACGATATGGTATTTACAGCCATCGTCTTGGGGATCGATGGTTGGTGGGTGGTGCATCGAACAGCGGTGGCTCGGTGTTGCGACACTATTTTAAACCGAATCAACTCCCCGGATTAACCGCCGCAATGAAGATTGATCAACCCACCGGCCTGGACTACTACCCACTGGTATCGGCTGGAGAGCGGTTTCCGATCAACGATCCAGACCTGGCACCCAGATTAAGCCCCAGACCAGAAAGTGACAGTATATTCTTCCAGGCAATTCTCGAAGGTATCGCCAAGATCGAGCAGCAAGGGTATCAGCGACTACAAGAGCTTGGAGCACCCAGTCCTAAACGGGTTTTCTCGATTGGTGGTGGCGCTGTTAATGAGCCTTGGCGGCGGATGCGGGAACAATACTTAGAGGCGACGGTAATCCGGGCTGCTCAACAAGAAGCGGCTTATGGAGCAGCACTGTTTGCCTTGAATAGAGTTAAAGCAGATAGATAG
- a CDS encoding MGH1-like glycoside hydrolase domain-containing protein: MNDRQLNQEQLRLHQQRNGEVDWNLWGPYLSERAWGTVREDYSPGGTAWEYFDHDQARSRAYRWNEDGLGGISDEKQHLCFALGLWNGEDPILKERAFGLTGNQGNRGEDVKEYYFYTDATPSHSWLRYLYKYPQAAYPYSRLVEENRHRDRLDPPFNLLDSGVFENNRYWDVSVIYAKAEADQIHIRITIHNHAEQSTLLHLLPQLWFRNDWSWGEEAARPEIKKHDTTATANWSVQATHQELGEYHLYGEQQAELLFTENETNTQKHWGVAPRTPYVKDAFHRVVVDGEQSAVNPQQQGTKFAAWYRLELPAGESRNIDLVLSRQPLAEPFAETERIIAMRRGEADVFYDEMLPEGGPEDHRIMRQALAGMIWGKQFFHFDVYRWLHGDQHQPPDSRKLGRNNQWRHLRAADILSMPDTWEYPWFAAWDLAFHCVALALVDVEFAKQQIEVLLGENYLHPNGQIPAYEWSFSDVNPPVHAWGALKVYRAERIQLGRGDKNYLQRVFHKLLLNYAWWINRKDKHGQNLFEGGFLGLDNISVYDRSRPLPPGYTLKQADATGWMAMFALNMTVMALELAIDDPDYENIAIQCYEQFLAIAKAISGGDEHGPSLWDMEAGFFKDLLITPYGNYHRVDVYSWVGLIPMFATEVVDKRLLENVPRFREMLKVHKKGLFQGSYVCACPDWENDQGEHLLALVDHSMLPRILSRLLNEDEFLSTYGIRSLSKLHEHYRDLGELPGIGHIGIHYAPGESESHLFGGNSNWRGPVWIPTNYALIQAIEKFHRFLGDGFKYEVPALSDESLTLRDIATLISERLVNLYRRDGEERVPALRRDSPFQTEEAWRDLSLFYEYFHAETGQGLGAAHQTGWTGLLANLVMRRYRKDIPVFLGEDESVG; the protein is encoded by the coding sequence ATGAACGACCGACAACTCAATCAAGAGCAACTGCGCCTGCACCAGCAGCGCAATGGGGAAGTGGACTGGAATCTGTGGGGACCCTATCTCTCCGAACGGGCCTGGGGAACAGTACGGGAAGACTACAGCCCCGGCGGCACAGCCTGGGAGTATTTCGATCACGATCAGGCCAGGTCCAGGGCCTATCGCTGGAATGAGGATGGACTGGGTGGTATCAGCGATGAGAAGCAGCATCTCTGTTTTGCCCTGGGGTTGTGGAATGGAGAAGACCCCATACTGAAAGAGCGCGCCTTCGGCCTGACCGGCAATCAGGGCAACCGGGGCGAGGATGTTAAGGAGTACTACTTCTATACCGATGCGACTCCGAGCCACAGCTGGTTGCGATATCTCTACAAATATCCCCAAGCTGCCTATCCCTACTCGAGACTGGTGGAGGAGAACCGTCACCGGGACAGACTCGATCCCCCGTTCAATCTGCTCGACAGTGGTGTGTTTGAAAACAATCGTTATTGGGATGTCTCGGTCATCTATGCCAAGGCCGAGGCTGATCAAATCCATATCCGGATCACCATTCACAATCATGCAGAACAGAGCACATTGCTGCATCTGCTTCCCCAGCTCTGGTTTCGTAACGACTGGTCCTGGGGGGAAGAGGCGGCCAGACCAGAAATCAAAAAGCACGACACCACAGCGACGGCCAACTGGAGTGTTCAGGCAACGCACCAGGAGCTGGGTGAATACCACCTTTATGGGGAACAGCAGGCAGAACTGCTGTTCACTGAAAACGAAACCAACACCCAGAAGCACTGGGGTGTTGCGCCACGGACACCCTATGTGAAGGATGCCTTTCACCGAGTGGTCGTCGATGGGGAGCAGAGCGCAGTCAATCCGCAGCAACAGGGGACAAAGTTCGCCGCCTGGTATCGACTCGAACTCCCCGCTGGAGAGTCGAGAAATATCGATCTGGTATTGAGCAGGCAGCCGCTTGCAGAACCCTTCGCAGAAACAGAACGCATCATCGCCATGCGTCGCGGTGAGGCGGATGTCTTTTACGACGAGATGCTGCCGGAGGGTGGCCCAGAGGATCACCGCATCATGCGACAGGCGCTGGCTGGGATGATCTGGGGCAAACAGTTTTTCCATTTCGATGTCTATCGCTGGTTGCACGGGGATCAGCATCAACCACCAGATTCACGCAAGCTGGGTCGTAACAATCAATGGCGGCATCTCAGGGCGGCGGATATTCTCTCCATGCCGGATACCTGGGAGTACCCCTGGTTTGCCGCCTGGGATCTGGCTTTTCACTGTGTGGCATTGGCACTGGTGGATGTGGAGTTCGCCAAGCAGCAGATCGAGGTGTTGCTGGGAGAGAACTATCTGCATCCCAATGGTCAGATACCGGCCTACGAGTGGTCCTTCAGCGACGTCAATCCGCCTGTCCATGCCTGGGGGGCATTGAAGGTCTACCGGGCGGAACGGATCCAACTGGGCAGGGGAGACAAAAACTATCTGCAGCGGGTCTTCCACAAACTGCTGCTCAACTACGCCTGGTGGATCAATCGCAAGGACAAGCATGGCCAGAATCTGTTCGAAGGGGGCTTTCTGGGGCTCGATAACATCTCCGTTTACGACCGCTCCAGGCCACTGCCACCCGGATATACCCTGAAACAGGCAGATGCCACCGGCTGGATGGCCATGTTTGCCCTGAACATGACCGTGATGGCATTGGAACTGGCCATCGATGATCCTGATTATGAGAATATCGCAATCCAGTGTTACGAACAGTTTCTGGCGATCGCCAAAGCGATCAGTGGCGGCGATGAACATGGCCCCTCCCTATGGGACATGGAGGCGGGTTTCTTCAAGGATCTGCTGATCACCCCCTACGGCAACTACCACCGGGTCGATGTCTACTCCTGGGTTGGACTGATTCCTATGTTCGCCACGGAAGTGGTGGACAAGCGCTTGCTTGAGAACGTCCCCAGATTCAGAGAGATGTTGAAGGTCCATAAAAAGGGATTGTTTCAAGGCAGTTATGTCTGCGCCTGTCCCGACTGGGAAAACGATCAGGGAGAACACCTGCTGGCACTGGTCGATCACTCCATGCTGCCAAGGATACTCAGCCGCTTGTTGAATGAGGATGAGTTTCTCTCAACCTACGGTATACGCAGCCTGAGTAAACTGCATGAACACTATCGGGATCTGGGTGAACTGCCGGGAATAGGCCACATCGGCATCCACTATGCACCGGGAGAGTCGGAGAGCCATCTGTTTGGTGGTAACTCCAACTGGCGTGGTCCGGTCTGGATACCGACCAATTATGCTTTGATACAAGCAATTGAGAAATTTCACCGATTTCTCGGTGATGGGTTCAAGTATGAAGTCCCAGCCCTCTCGGATGAATCCCTGACACTGCGTGACATCGCCACGCTGATTTCCGAACGCCTGGTCAATCTCTACCGACGGGATGGAGAAGAGCGGGTACCGGCTTTAAGACGGGACAGCCCATTTCAAACTGAAGAGGCCTGGCGTGATCTGAGTCTTTTCTATGAATATTTTCACGCAGAGACAGGGCAGGGACTTGGTGCCGCTCACCAGACCGGCTGGACAGGGTTGTTGGCTAATCTGGTGATGCGCCGTTATCGTAAAGATATTCCGGTGTTTTTGGGTGAGGATGAGTCAGTGGGGTAG
- the queF gene encoding preQ(1) synthase encodes MPSEPSKDLETFQNPQPERDYTIRINIPEFTCLCPKTGQPDFAEMTLEYVPEKLCVELKALKMYIWSFRDQGAFHEAVTNEILADLVAATQPRYMRLTAEFNVRGGIYTTVVADHRAEDWQPPVPVTLP; translated from the coding sequence ATGCCGAGCGAACCAAGCAAAGATCTGGAAACTTTCCAAAATCCTCAACCGGAAAGGGACTATACAATCCGCATCAACATTCCGGAATTCACCTGCCTCTGCCCGAAAACCGGCCAGCCCGATTTTGCTGAAATGACTCTGGAGTATGTTCCCGAGAAGCTGTGCGTCGAACTCAAAGCCCTGAAGATGTACATCTGGTCATTCCGCGATCAGGGGGCTTTCCACGAAGCAGTGACCAATGAGATTCTGGCGGACCTGGTGGCCGCCACCCAACCCCGCTATATGCGACTGACAGCGGAATTCAATGTTCGCGGCGGCATCTACACCACCGTTGTTGCAGACCACAGAGCGGAAGACTGGCAACCACCGGTACCGGTCACCCTGCCCTGA